In Zonotrichia leucophrys gambelii isolate GWCS_2022_RI chromosome 11, RI_Zleu_2.0, whole genome shotgun sequence, the genomic window gtggtGGCAGGTGTTGAGCACTAGAATATCCAAATGTGACTGGTTTGTTCAGAAAGAGGAATTGTGCAGAAGTTGTTGTGGCACAGAGATTTCTTTATCTGCCATTTAGACAAAATGGCTTTCATGGATCAGAGTATTTGGGCCATACTAAAAGTAACTAATGGGAATGtggtggcaaaaaaaaattgaatctCCCACTGACACAGGATCATCAGTATTTTGGTGAGAACAGAACTTTGAAGTCAGAGTGTTCTGCCTGTTTTTGGACAACAGCTCTGAGAGCAACATAAAACACTAAGCTGTAAAAATCCTCAAAACTACTAGGAGAAACAGAAATTGGCTTTGGTGTTTGATATTTCCTTCCCTACCCCCTCTTATTTCAatatttgctgcttttgaaCAGGGTATTCAAAAGGATGAAGAATGTTTGAAGAGACTGAAATTAGAGAGGGATATTCTACGTAAATCAAGTCAGGTGCATTCCATAATATATACAAATGTTCCTAATATATAAAACATTCACATGCAAACTCTTGGGATGAAATCCATCTCCCCATGTGAAGGCAATGAGCATGTTCTCATTATGCTGACAGCATAAATTGCTTTCACTAAGTAAATATAAATTTCCATAGGGAATACTGAAGTTACTGAGGGTGGCAAGAATTAAAAATCTCCCAGTCTCTACATTGCTACACTTTGAAATTTCATGCTCAGTTCAAAAGACAGCCTACATCTTAATGATTAAACCTTCCAGGTTTAACAAACCAGCAAGTTTTAAGCAGGttaaacaaaatttcttttctcctgttttctaAGGAAGGAATAGGGAAAACCCCATGATGATCTGAGAGCAATGTCACCTGCAAATGTCTAAAGGCAAATAAATAACAGATGTACTGGAAATTCAGCACAgctaacaaaaaattaaataaatcttgATGGGAGCAATGAATAATTCAGAGGCCCCATCACTGGGGTGACCAGAGGCAGGTTTGTGCAGAGTCCAGGCTGCTTTGTACAAATAATTCAGGGCTCAGAGAGAGTGAGCACTGCACAACACAACTGCTGATTGCAGGCACTCTCATCAAGCCCagtcagcagctctgcaaacatCAGCGTGCTCCAGCCCTGACTGCAAATGGAgccacagcctgagcctgcatgcagagccctggcagggctgatgAAGCTTCTGTGGTGTTTCATTTTAGGGGTAAAATATGAACTCAGCAGCTTACTGTGCAGAAAGGAGAAATCCTCAAATGCTGCTACAGAGCTAAATTGTTCTGAGGATTGGGCAGGGTAAAACTCACTCCTGAGGGGGAACCTCTGCTGGCCAATTTTGTAACACAAAAAGACTTGTTACTCCCAAGTGCAGCAGAAAGTGGGAAATATTGAGTGTTGTAAAAAGTCTGCCAtgattccattttcttcatgtgGGAAAAGCCAATATTTCATTCACACAATTCATTTTATACAGTTTTTACAGACCTCGTGGGCAACTTTAATTTGTTGATAACTTTCTTGTCAATTACTGTATTGGTTAGTAAAAGGTATTTTCCTTGTCCATCAAATCTCCTTCTTCTTGAATTGTTTACaaattttcttcactgattCTTATGGGACAGATCTTATTGTGTATACAGGTGCACTTGTTTTTCACCCTAGAAATAGATTGTTGTGTTAACGAACTCTCATTTTCAAGATGCTTTCACAAAGTACTTAGCTGCATATAGAAGTGACAGCCCTATTAATTTAATAGGACATGCCTGATTTTATGAGgcctttcttttataattttttctacCTGTCTGTGATATTCAGAACTTACAGCCTGCATGCCAGGACTTTATACATAGATGGGTTTCATTCCAGTAGGTTGGAAGAAGCAACAGAGAAAATGAGGCAGGTAGACCTCATGGCCTACCTGACAATGAGGCCTGACCATGACCAATGAGGCAAATGAGCTGTTTGTTCAGCTATTTTGTGTGCTCAGTATTCTCTGTGGAACTGTAGGACAGCTGCCACACTACCTGTGAGCTGGTTTTGTTTATCTCTGCTGCCAGTGACTCAGGCAGATCCATATTGCCTCTCCCTCAGCGTTTTTGGATGCTGGTTCACAGACTgttcttttgtttatttcccTCTCTGTTTTGTGGCAGGGTGAGTGTTCCCAGAAGTGCTATTACATCTTCGTCATCGAGACCATCTGCGTGGCTTGGTTCTCCCTGGAGTTCTGCCTCCGCTtcatccaggccaggagcaagTGTCAGTTCTTCAAAGGACCCCTGAACATCATCGACTTCTTGGCCATTTCCCCTTACTACGCCTCCCTCATCTTCTCCGAGGACGACTCcagtgaggaggaggacaggCCGAGCAGCAACACGTACCTGGAGAAGGTGGGCCTGGTGCTACGGGTTTTACGTGCCTTGAGGATCCTGTACGTCATGCGCCTTGCCCGCCACTCGCTGGGCCTGCAGACCCTGGGCCTCACCGTGCGCAAGTGCACGCGGGAGTtcgggctgctgctgctcttcttgtGTGTGGCCGTCACCCTCTTCTCCCCACTGGTGTACCTGGCTGAGAATGAGTCAGGCAGGGTGTTGGAATTCACCAGCATCCCCGCCTCCTACTGGTGGGCCATCATCTCCATGACCACCGTGGGCTACGGGGACATGGTGCCGCGGAGCGTGCCGGGCCAGATGGTGGCTCTGAGCAGCATCCTCAGCGGGATCCTCATCATGTCCTTCCCCGCCACCTCGATATTCCACACCTTCTCCCACTCCTACTCCGAGCTGCGCAAGGAGCACGAGCGGCTGCAGTCGCGGCTGAGCCGAGCCAAGAGCGCCAACCGCGCCGGGGAAAGTGACACCTTCAATGAGACGGACAGCCTGATCCTGGAGGGACAGGCCTCCCCCATCAAGTACATCTACACTGGCAACTGAGCCTGGAGACCACATCAAACACATCTATACAGGGAACTGGGCCTGGTATCTTCCTCAAACACATCTACACAGGAACCTGGGCCAGGCCTCCCCCATCAAATACATCTACACAGGGAACTGAGCCTGGAACCACATCAAATATATCTGCACAGGGAACTGAGCCTGAAACCACGTCAAATACATCTGCACAGGGACCTACCTGGGCTTGGACATCCCATTAAATACATCTACACAGTGACCTGGGCCTGGAGACACCCTCAAACACATCTACATGGGGACCTGAGCCTAGAGACCACATCAAATACATCCACAGAGGGACCTGGGCCTGGAGACACCATAAAATACATCTACACGGGCATCTGGGCCTGATGTCCCCCATCAAACACATCTACATGGGGACTTGGGCCTGGTGTCCCCTATCAAACATATCTATACAGGGACTGGGCCAGGCCTCCCCCATAAAATGCATCTACACAGGGAACTGGGCCTGAAACCACATCAAATACATCTGCACAGGGACCTGCTTGGGCCTGGAGATCCCATCAAACACATCTACACAGTGACCTGGGCCTGGAGACACCATAAAATATATCTACACGGATAACTGAGCCTGGAGACCACATCAAACACCTCTACACGGGAACCTGAGCCAGGTATCCCCCTCAAACACATATACACGGGGACCTAGGCCAGGCCTTCCCCATCAAATACATCTACATGGGGAACTGGGCCTGGTATTTCCCATCAAACACATCTACACAGTGACCTGGGCCTGGAGACCACATCTAACACATCTACACAGGGATCTGAGCCTGGCCTGGGCCATTCCCAAAACCACAGACAGAAATGTGCACGTGTGCATCAGCaaaacacacaaagcaaaacaacagcACAGGTTACAGTGCTATCCTCTCTCCTGGCATAGGTATAAGCAGCAGCCAACCCAACAGAGCCAGCTCAAAAAAATCCCCGTGGAGCTGGAGGTTGGGAGAATGTAAAAAAGTCAGAGTTTATTCAGTGATAAATGCTCATTCTTCTCTATGACTACTAAGAATAAACTTTGTCTCTACCACTCATGCATCTTGCTGAATACCTAACACTGAATGAGtaacaaaacaaaccagcttCTGTTGGCACAAACACACTTGTTATTTCATTTGCCTTTGAGTTTCCAGTGTTCTTGCAATGAATTTCCTGAGCCAGGCGTTAGGACACATTCTTTCAGGGCTACACACCAGTGTGGTTATCCACAGCTCATCCACCAGGCATACAGACACAAATCcaaattctgtatttaaagCCAGTAACaagcttaaaataaaactgctgtATGTGACAGCTTTCAAAGTTTGCCTGTAGCCAGATGATCAATCTGTACCTAACAAATTGCACTGCTTTGTATAAAACACATAATGTTTGCAAGAGCATTTGCTTGAAATGCAGTTGTGGTCTGCAGACTGTAAACATATCATATTAGACAGCAAAATTCTTCAAACTTCTTTTtcatataattatttaaaataaaaatgagaaataaaaaaaaaaaaaaagcccaagcTTACTGACCATATCAAAAAAGCCTTGGTGTTATATTTTGTGTTGAATGGTGATGGTTTCTCtggaagaaagataaaaaataggCTTgtagaaaatgtgaaaattggcttctgaaaatgtgaaaattcttCTTCTAAGAAGAATCCAAAGGTATAAATAGTGAAGAATGAGGGGAATGATTGCCAGAGAGGCAATGGGAGTCATTTTCTGATGGAAATGGACATGCCCCTTTTGGGACAGCCAGAAGGAATCAACAGGGCTTTGCAGAGGTCAGCAATCTCCTTTAAGGACAGAATGGATGGTTATGTACAATTTGAGCCTTTGGATGGTGTGAAGGTGCTCAGTCAGTTCCATGCAGGTGACAGAGGCCAGGTGTGCACACACCTGTGTGTTCATAGTGAGAGCCCCCCTGATCCCCAACAGGGCTCTGACACCCTGAATTTCAGCAATGTATTTAAACATTGAGAGTAAGCAAGGCCTAAATTAGTTTTTAATCAGATTCCCAGCTTTCATTACTCCATTTTCTTAAATCTTGCCAAGGTTCCCATGTCCTTGTGATGTGGCAGAGCTCAGTGAGTGAACATTCCCCAGggccagctgtgggcagggacccctcctgcccagcctggggacattgggagcctggggacaccttcaGGCACTGCCACATTTCCCATCAGGACACGAAACCCAGACACCTGCATGttctgcagcttcctgcaggagctgctcccctccctcctgcacagctggagtGGAGAAAAGCACAGTTGTTGGCACCACCGGCATGGCGTGACTGGAATTAATCTCTTGGTTTTATCTTGCTATTGACCTCATGATTCAAACCAGAGAAACTGCAGGGGATTATTCAGGGGGATGCTCCAACAAGAGGAACATGGCTTTAGATGACAGGCATTTACATTTGTCCCATTAAATATGCAATTTCTGCTGGTTTATGCATAGGTCcatctgattttttatttttcacaattttaggttttttttctggcaatTCTCTACAGTGGGTCCAGTGAG contains:
- the KCNG4 gene encoding potassium voltage-gated channel subfamily G member 4: MPILSRGSDQDYSNISYNSCNSLSHLFPICVETPSVKGVHYQRARRIHHPDQVSAVDLKTEIMINVGGIKYLLPWSTLDEFPLTRLSKLKLCSSYEEIIQLCDDYDEDTHEFFFDRNPNAFGMIVSFLAAGKLMLLRDMCALSFQEELRYWGIEESNLENCCFRKLFQKLQELAEIRKEEELRRSKEASCVLDEKTRFGQFMNRLRDMVENPQSGLPGKVFACLSILFVATTAVSLCVSTMPDLRAEEDRGECSQKCYYIFVIETICVAWFSLEFCLRFIQARSKCQFFKGPLNIIDFLAISPYYASLIFSEDDSSEEEDRPSSNTYLEKVGLVLRVLRALRILYVMRLARHSLGLQTLGLTVRKCTREFGLLLLFLCVAVTLFSPLVYLAENESGRVLEFTSIPASYWWAIISMTTVGYGDMVPRSVPGQMVALSSILSGILIMSFPATSIFHTFSHSYSELRKEHERLQSRLSRAKSANRAGESDTFNETDSLILEGQASPIKYIYTGN